In a single window of the Thiohalophilus sp. genome:
- the rnc gene encoding ribonuclease III, with translation MQNLDRLCRKLAYSFKRPDLLEQALTHRSFGSSNNERIEFLGDAILGYLISIELYRRFPEASEGELSRLRASLVKGETLASIATELELGDYLNLGSGELKSGGHRRRSILADAFEAIIGAVYLDSDMDNASALVETFFKERIAELDPRTLKKDPKTRLQEYLQARGDELPEYQVVATEGKAHEQRFKVECTISSLADKVVGEGTSRRKAEQAAAEKMLQVLTN, from the coding sequence ATGCAGAACCTGGACAGACTTTGTCGCAAACTGGCTTATTCTTTTAAGCGGCCCGATCTTCTGGAACAGGCATTAACACACCGGAGTTTCGGTTCGAGTAACAATGAGCGCATAGAATTCCTGGGTGATGCTATTCTCGGTTATTTGATTAGCATCGAACTTTACCGGCGGTTTCCCGAAGCAAGTGAGGGTGAATTGAGCCGCCTGCGTGCAAGTCTGGTCAAAGGTGAAACTCTGGCCTCTATTGCGACAGAACTGGAACTGGGTGATTATCTGAATCTGGGTTCCGGTGAGCTGAAAAGCGGCGGACATCGTCGTCGCTCGATTCTGGCCGATGCGTTTGAAGCCATCATTGGCGCTGTTTATCTGGACAGTGATATGGACAATGCCAGTGCGCTGGTTGAGACTTTTTTTAAAGAACGAATCGCTGAGCTTGATCCCCGGACCCTGAAAAAAGATCCCAAGACCCGTTTGCAGGAATACCTGCAGGCCCGGGGTGACGAATTACCCGAATACCAGGTCGTGGCGACGGAGGGCAAGGCACATGAACAGCGTTTCAAGGTCGAGTGTACGATCAGTTCACTCGCCGACAAGGTTGTGGGTGAGGGCACCAGCCGCCGCAAGGCCGAGCAGGCGGCGGCCGAGAAGATGTTACAGGTACTGACTAACTGA
- a CDS encoding DUF4845 domain-containing protein, which yields MNSIGHQKGVSALGWILILALITFFSLVALKLAPLYINSLTVSSILSDIEKEPSMGDKTPAEILETLNKRLSVNMIKYIRRDEIYIENTKDNIILELDYEVREDFVGNIDIVVSFNKRAEIPK from the coding sequence ATGAATAGTATAGGGCACCAGAAAGGTGTATCTGCTCTTGGCTGGATATTGATTCTGGCGTTGATCACATTTTTTTCTCTGGTGGCACTCAAGCTTGCACCGCTTTACATAAACTCACTCACTGTTAGCTCAATTTTATCGGATATAGAAAAAGAACCTTCGATGGGAGATAAAACCCCCGCGGAGATTCTGGAGACGCTAAATAAGCGGCTGAGTGTAAATATGATAAAGTATATACGTCGCGATGAAATTTATATTGAAAATACAAAAGACAACATAATTCTCGAACTGGATTATGAAGTTCGAGAGGACTTTGTTGGTAATATTGATATTGTTGTAAGCTTTAATAAACGCGCGGAAATACCGAAATAG
- the lepB gene encoding signal peptidase I has protein sequence MSFDFELLLVLATVISGVIWLVDAQYFARHREPVQTPNEAGESETNEPYLVEFSRFLFPVVLVVLVLRGFVAEPFKIPSGSMLPTLEVGDFILVNKFAYGLRLPVGHQRIVNLGDPERGDVIVFRYPENPDIDYIKRVIGLPGDEVAYYNKTLYINGEPALQKPIDNYNADYSLELRYEETLGDVRHPILVSAGSSPRDFVVNVPKGNYFVMGDNRDNSRDSRVWGFVPEENLVGEAFLIWMNWDCTFSEIIQLNCQMPSWNRIGNLIE, from the coding sequence CGCAATATTTTGCCAGGCACCGGGAACCGGTTCAAACGCCAAATGAAGCGGGCGAGAGCGAGACGAACGAGCCCTATCTGGTTGAATTTTCACGTTTTCTGTTTCCGGTGGTGCTGGTGGTACTGGTGCTGCGCGGCTTTGTGGCCGAACCGTTCAAAATTCCGTCCGGCTCCATGTTACCGACTCTGGAGGTAGGTGATTTCATTCTGGTCAACAAATTCGCCTACGGTCTGCGCCTGCCGGTCGGGCATCAGCGTATTGTGAACCTGGGCGATCCCGAGCGGGGGGATGTGATTGTCTTTCGTTACCCCGAAAATCCCGATATTGACTATATCAAGCGCGTAATCGGTCTGCCGGGCGACGAGGTGGCTTACTATAACAAGACGCTCTATATTAATGGTGAGCCGGCACTGCAGAAGCCGATTGATAATTACAATGCGGATTACTCCCTGGAGCTTCGTTATGAAGAGACACTGGGCGATGTGCGTCACCCTATTCTGGTCAGTGCGGGTTCGTCGCCCCGGGATTTTGTTGTCAATGTCCCGAAAGGAAACTATTTTGTAATGGGAGACAATCGGGATAACAGCCGCGACAGTCGGGTCTGGGGTTTTGTTCCCGAAGAGAACCTGGTCGGTGAGGCCTTTTTAATCTGGATGAATTGGGACTGCACTTTTAGCGAAATAATTCAACTCAACTGCCAAATGCCAAGCTGGAACCGCATCGGAAATTTAATCGAATAA